The following proteins are encoded in a genomic region of Diabrotica virgifera virgifera chromosome 1, PGI_DIABVI_V3a:
- the LOC114335930 gene encoding uncharacterized protein LOC114335930 produces MKCTPMKLHHRVEYPRRQFDKYFQSRNEDIPRYCTQRHYGYSISFVRKLFEDQRTSPKLAVKTINLPENFSSYNTGSSLEKWAKKRSRLKSAQRKGLRENLDVLDENAYDISEILESLDQGDTGKEDCVSEVNSDIEELWKKSQREVETNEKRGKTHCTKHERCRKRSKHKLKKFIRFSLSKPASPNTEQIIRVEISSTVSISELNHLQKNIDDRNDHKRKETDNSSFDKEEHDFIIRCSQLVIEPKNR; encoded by the exons ATGAAATGTACACCAATGAAATTGCATCATCGAGTGGAATATCCTAGAAGACAATTTGACAAATATTTTCAAAGCAGAAATGAAGATATACCAAGATATTGTACTCAAAGACATTATGG ATATTCTATATCTTTTGTTAGaaaactatttgaagaccaaCGAACGTCACCGAAATTAGCCGTAAAGACAATTAATCTACCCGAAAATTTTTCCTCCTACAATACAGGCAGTTCGTTGGAAAAATGGGCGAAGAAAAGGTCCAGACTAAAATCAGCCCAAAGGAAAGGTCTGAGGGAAAATCTAGATGTACTTGACGAAAACGCTTACGATATTAGTGAGATTTTAGAAAGTCTGGACCAAGGAGATACCGGCAAAGAGGACTGTGTGTCCGAAGTGAATTCTGATATAGAAGAGTTGTGGAAAAAATCACAGAGGGAAGTCGAAACTAATGAAAAAAGAGGTAAAACTCACTGTACCAAACATGAACGGTGTAGAAAAAGATCGAAACATAAGTTAAAGAAGTTTATTCGATTCTCGTTATCAAAACCAGCTAGTCCTAATACTGAACAGATCATTAGGGTTGAAATATCCTCAACAGTTTCTATAAGTGAACTGAATCATCTGCAGAAAAACATAG ATGATCGTAACGACCACAAACGGAAAGAAACTGATAATTCTAGTTTTGATAAAGAAGAGCATGATTTCATCATACGCTGCAGCCAACTGGTCATAGAACCTAAAAACAGAtag